Part of the Tolypothrix sp. PCC 7910 genome, AAATCTACCTTTGGTTGACGAAAAACTTCACTTTTTCCCGTCACCATATTATAGCGATAGATAGTGCCTGGTGTAGTAAAGCTCGTGAAACTGTAAAAAGTTTCGGTATCATAGCGCTTGCCATAAAAGCCATCAACTGAGCCAATCCCGGGTAATTCGACTTCCCGAACTAATCCACCTTTCAGGTCAAAAATTTTAATCTGACTACGCGCATCTTTGAGATAATCAACAACGAACTGATTATTCAGAATACTCACACCTTCTAAAGTTTCTGCTGACTGGGCAATGATTTCTCGCCAGTTTTCCTTTGCTGGCTTTTCAATATCAATCGCAATCACTCTGCCCCGGGGAGCGTTTAAATTGGTACGAAAATAGAAAATACTATCATCGCGCTCAATAAAACTATAATCTGCCTCAAATTGATTAATAAGTTCTACAACTGCTGATTTAGGATTAGTTAAATCTTTATAAAAAACTAAATTTTTAGAATCAGTTCCTAGCCAAACTGATATGATTAAAAACTTGCCATCTTCTGTAACTCCACCATTAAAGCCCCATTCTTTCTGGTCAAGACGTTGATAAATTAATAAGTCCTCTGATTGTGGAGTGCCTAAGCGATGATAATAAAGCTTTTGATAATAATTAGTATCTTCTAATTTAGTTTTATTATTTGGTTCGTCATAGCGGCTATAAAAAAATCCTTGGTTATCATTTGTCCAGGAAACATCAGAGAATTTGATCCATTTCAGATGGTCTGCTAAATCTTTACCTGTTTCAATATCGCGAACTTTCCACTCTTGCCAATCAGAACCAGATGTAGATAAACTGTAAGCTAATAATTGACCATTGTTACTAATAGATAATCCTGATAGCGCAACTGTACCATCTTCGGAAAGTGTGTTGGGGTCAAGTAAAACTTTTGGCTCAGACTCAAGAGTTTTCAGAGTGTAGAGAACGCTTTGGTTTTGCAACCCATCGTTTTTGTAATAGAAATAGCGTTCGGTGGAATTATCTCCCAGAGATTCACCTTCTTTAAATGGAATACTGTATCTTTCATAATTCCATAATTTAGTGAGGCGTTGTCTAATTTTTTCTTTAGCAGGAACTTGAATTATGTAGGCAGAAGTAACTTGATTTTGTGCCTCAATCCAACTTCTGGTTTCTGCCGAGTCGGGATTTTCTAACCAACGGTAAGGATCTGCTACTACAGTACCGTGATAGTTATCAACTTGATTGCTTTTGCGGCTAGGTGGGTAAGTCAGCATTTTTTTTGATGGTACTCGTTGCTGTGCATATTGTTTAAGGAAGTGACTCCTTTGCAAATTTTCCCCATCTGTGAATTTTTCAACTACTACTTGTGGAGAGAATTTGCTGGAAATTTTAGCATTAGCGACAGCAGCAGGTAGCAACCATTGGCAAAATATCATTGTTGCCAAAAAGGTTGCTAAAAGCCGAGTCCATTTGGCTTTTAGCATTGTGAATGATAAATATAAATTATTAATCTAAGAGCAAACTTGCCTACAACGCCGGCTTTCCTTGATTTTGGTAAGCCAGTTCACTTCACAAAGGCAACCTCTGCAAGTGACTGGCTCTTCTTGACTGTTGAATTTTGGCCTCCGTAACAGAATATTTGTGTGTCCTTTGCAGAAATACTGGAATCGCTTAAGCAGTAGTATTCAGAATCAGCTTTTCTCCTTTGAGCATTCGCACTGCTGCTTCTAGTAAAGCTTCTTCCAGGTAAGGCTTGGTAAAGTAACCGCTAGCACCTAATTGGATAGCCATTTGTCTGTGCTTATCTGCACCGCGCGAGGTGAGCATGGCAATGGGGAGATGGTTGAGGTTGTTATCTTTCTGGATGCGAGAAAGCAACTCCAGCCCGTCACAGCGAGGCATTTCAATATCGCAGAATACGATATCACAAGGCAACCCAGAGCGGAGTTTATCCCAAGCCTCTTGACCATCCCTTGCTTGTTCTACGCGGTAACCTGCCTTATTAAAGGTGAGTGAGAGTAATTCTCGTACTGTAATTGAGTCATCAACAATCAGCACTGTTGGATCAATTTTCTCAACTGGGACTTCTGGCAGAGTCTGAGCTGGTTTTTGCTGCCAAATGCCACCATTTTGTTTAGACATCCGTCCTTGGAAGATGTCCATAATTTCTAGCACGTCAGCAATCGGCATAATCCGACCATCCCCTAAGACTGTAGCACCTGCTACACCTAAGGGTTTGGGTGCTGGGCCTTCAAATTGCTTAATTACAATTTCTTGCTCACTCAGTACCAGATCAATTTGTAAGGCGAGGAGGTTATTTGCCGATCGCACTACGACCACAGAAACCATATCATCATCGCGAGTTCCACCGTAAACACTACCGCGACTGATTTGGCGATTGAAGGCTAAGAGTTCTTTGAGCGGACGGAATGGCAATACTGTATCTCGCCAAGCAATAAATGTTTGCCCATCGGCGTTCTGCTGAATACTCTTGACAGGGATATCTAGGGTATCTTCTACCCCGTCCATTGGGAAGGCGATTCTGGCTTTATCGGAAACGCAGCACAGGGCTTTACAAATACTCAGGGTAAGCGGTAGACGAATTGTAAAGGTAGTTCCCTTACCGATCGCAGAATCAGTGCTAACTGCCCCGCGCACTTCGCTAATTTCCGAGCGCACGATGTCCATACCCACGCCACGCCCAGAAATCTCATCAGCCTCGTCTTTAATACTAAAACCAGAGTGGAACAGCAAGTTGTAGATTTCGATGCGCGTGATGGTTTTTGCTTCTTCTGCTGTCAGCATTCCCAACTTCAGAGCCTTGGCTTTGATTTTTTCGGTATCGATACCTGCACCATCATCGCCCACAGAGATTACAGTTTGGTTACCTTGGTGGAAAGCGCGAATCTTGATTTCTCCCACAGGATTTTTACCTGCAGCTTGTCGCACCTCTGGGGTTTCAATACCGTGAGCGATCGCATTATTGAGCATATGAGTTAGTGGATCGGTCAGGTGATCCAAAATCATTTTGTCAATTAAGGTATCTCCACCCTCAATCATTAACTCCACTTGCTTACCATATTTAATGGCATTATCCCGTACTCCTCGCCGCAAGCGATCGATAGCTTGAGAGAAAGGCACCATTCGGGCCCGTGTTAATCCCTCTTGCAGTTGAGTTGTGGCTTGCCGAAACTGTCGCGCTACTCTCTCAGTTTCTTCAGTCACAAAGTCAATGTCACTCGCTGACTCACGTACCCTAACGATCATTTCAATCATTTCTTGGGACAGTGTATGGAAAGGCGTAAACCGATCCATTTCCAATTCACTGAAACCCCTGTCAGAATTTGAATCACCTGATGAGCCACCAGATTCTCTATGTTTGCGGGTAGCTAACAAAGAAGCTTCCAGTAGCGATCGCTCGTATAATTCTTGCATCCGCGCGCCGACATCAGATAGCTGTTGTACCTGAATCAACAAGTTATCTAGTGACTGTCGCAGACGTTCGTGATCCTGCTCCAAGGTATTGCGATTTACTACCAGTTCCCCAACTAGATTGCTCATATCATCTAGTTGCTTCACTGGAACTTTCATCGTTTCTTCAAATCTTGCACCCCGACGCGTTGCAGGACGTGCGGCTTTGCCTGGGGTTGATTTGATCGATGGCGAATGAGATATTGTTTGATCTGCTTCCGCCAACAATTTTTCTAAGTCACCAAATTCATCTTCTAATTCCGATGATGTAGCAGCAGTGCTGACATTATTGTAAGCGGTAGATGGTTGCGATTGTTGTGGGTAAACAGGTAAAGGTGCTGCTGATGGCTGCTCATTGAGATCTGTATCCAACAATGCTTCCAGAGCAGCAAAATCTTCTTCTGGTAAGGGGGATGCTAATTCCTCTTCTAGTAATGTTTCTAATTCAGCAAATTCATCTTCTGGAGTTGATGGTGGCACATCCAATTCTGCTTCTGCTGCGGTAATTGTTGCCACTTCATCTGCATGGGTTATGTTCTCCAGGGACGCAGATAAATCATTTGCTGCATCTAATACATCTAATTCAACTACACTGTCTGCGTAGGCGTAGCCCGTCGTAGACATCGCAGCATCAGTATCTTGAGTATTTGCTGCGTCCTCCAGCGTTATTTCGGCTTGCAGTATAGTTTCTGTTGCTAATAAATCATCTAGTAAGTTTATTTCTGGGCTATCAGCAAGAGTCGTTTCTGCAGTCTCTAAAATCTCTAAATTTATTTCCGGCCGTGCTAATTCTGTTACTTCATTAAAATTCAGATCCAAATCATCTGATGTTGTCAGTAAATCAGCGCCTAGCTCTAATCCTGAAACCTCATCATTCTTTGTTTCTGCAGGTTCAACATTTGCTAATAAATCTAGATTAATTTCCAGATATGCTAATTCTGTTGCTTCATCAAAATTTAGTTCTAAATCATCTGATGTTGTCAGTAAATTAGTACCTAAATCTAATCCTGAAACCTCATCATTAGTTTTTTCTGCTGTTTCAACATTTGCCAATACATCTAGATTATTGTCTGATTGTACTAATGTTGCTTCGTTAAGATTCAGTTCTAAATCATCTGATGTTGATAGTAAATCAGTGCCTAAGTCTAATCCTGAAACCTCATCATTCCTTGTTTCTACAGGTTCAATATTCGTTAATAAATCTAGATTATTCTCTGGTTGTGCTAATTCTGTTGCTTCGCCGAAATTCAGTTCTAAATTATCTGCTGTTCCCAGTAAAGCAGTACCTAAGTCTAATCCTAGAAACTCATCATTTCTTGTTTCCGCAGGTTCAAAATTTGCTAATAAATCTAGATTATTTTCCGGCTGTGCTAATTCTGTTACCTCATCAAAATTTAGTTCTAAATTATCCGCTGTTCCCAGTAAATCAGGGACTAAATCTAATTCTGAAACCTCATCATTAGTTTTTTCTGCTGTTTCAACATTTGCCAATACATCTAGATTATTTTCCAGATGTGCTAATGTTGCTTCGTTGGAATTCAGTTCTAGAGCATCTAATGTTGATAGTAAATCATGACCTAAATCTAATGTTGAAACCTCGTTATTAGCTATTTCTACGGTTTCAACATTCGCTAATAAATCTAGATTATTTTCCGGTTGTGCTAATTCTGTTGCTTCGCCAAAATTCAGTTCTAAATCATCTGATGTTGACAGTAAATCAGCACCTAAATCTAATGTTGAAACCTCGTTATTAGTTATTTCTACGGTTTCAACATTCGCTAATAAATCTAGATTATTGTCTGATTGTACTAATGTTGCTTCGTTAAGATTCAGTTCTAAATCATCTGATGTTGACAGTAAATCAGCACCTAAATCTAATGTTGAAAACTCGTCATTAGTTATTTCTACGGTTTCAACATTCGCTAATAAATCTAGATTATTGTCTGATTGTACTAAATTTGCTTCGTTAAATTTCAGTTCTAAATCATATGATGCTGTCAGTAAATCAGCACCTAAATCTAATGTTGAAACCCCATCATTAGCTATTTCTACAGTTTCAACATTCGCTAATAAATCTAGATTATTTTCCGGCTGTGCTAATTCTGTTGCCTCATCAAAATTTAGTTCTAGAGCATCTGATGTTGTCAGTAAATCATCGCCTAACTCTAATCCTGAAGTCTCGTCATTAGTTGTTTCTGCAGTTTCAACATTTGCGAATAAATCTAGATTATTCTCTGTTTGTGCTAATTCTGGTGCTTCGCCAAAATTCAGTTCTAGAGCATCTGATGTTGTCAGTAAATCATCGCCTAACTCTAATGTTGTGAACTCATCATTAGTTGTTTCTGCGGTTTCAATATTTGCGAATAGATCTAGATTTACTGGACGCTGCTGTACTTCTGTAGATTCATTTAAACCTAGTTCTAAATCATTTTGTGTTTTTAGTAAATCAGCACCTAAATCTAAGTTTGAAACATTATCATTAGTTGTTTCTGCTGTTTCAGTATTTGCGAATAAATCTAGATTTGCTGGACGCTGTTGTACTTCTGTAGATTCGTTTAAATCTAGTTCTAAATCGGCTGATGTTGACAGTAAATTATCGCCTAAACCTAATTCGTGAGTATCAGAAATCCTGATTTCTGAAGGTTCAAGCTGAATATATGTTGAGTGAGTGGTGTTGATATTCTCAAATAACAATTGTGGATTATCACCGCTATTGTCGTTGATGGCATCAAACAAATCATTATCCCCAAAACTACCAAATGTATTGTCTGTTGATGGCTGATTAGTGAATTCTGGGGTGAAATCTAATTCGGGAGGTAATGTTGTTGCGGGGAGTGGTGAGTGTAGGCTGAGTCCTTCATAAACATCGCTTTCCTCTGGTGTCAAGCTACGAATTTCTGTCACAGGTAGTTCGGTAGCATCAGCAGGAGAAATAGCTGTGTTTTCTGATGCCAAATCTGCAAATAAATCATCTCCAGCATCGGCTTCAAACATCAGATCAAACTGCTCATCATCTGGCTGAAGAGTCAGATTAAAATCTTTTACTTCAAAAGACGATGCTGAGGATTGAGCTAACTCGCTATCATCCAAAAAGTCATGAGCAGCTGTAAACAAACTCTCCTCTAGCGCTTTGGCGACATCTTGCTCAACCCGAGAACCAAATTCTAGCTGTGGTTCTGCGCCAGCTTCTTCATTCCAGAAGTTGCTTAAATCGTCTGCTGAAATATCATAATCCCTCGCTACTGTTGCTTGCGGATCAAATAAATCGTCAAGTGTTGATTCGCTAGTAGAAAGTAGAGGATTTTCTACCAAGTCAGTAAATGGATTATCCAAAGACAAGCTTTCTGGCTGTGGGAAGTTAATTGGAGAAATTTCTTCTAATAAACTGTCATTTGAAGTTTCTGAGAATAAATCATCAAAACTGGCTTCTGTATCTGGTTGATGTAATTCATCAAGAGACAGCAGATTGTTTTCATCTAGTTCTAGACTCAATAAATCTTGCACCACATCTTGTGGGGCAATATCACCAGGGTATTCTTGCAGAATTTCTGTAAATTCTCTGAGACTTTCATTAGTAGATGAGCTTAAATTTCTATCATTTTGAGAAATATTATTGGCATCAGAGTTTGTTGCTGATGTTTTTAGAGGTTTCGCAGGAGAATTTTCTTTTTCTAGGAAGCTTTCACCAAATAATAGGCTGAAATCTTCTGTTTGAATAATAGTTTGTTTAGATTCATCAATACTGGTAGGTTCATCAAAAGATAGTAAATCAGCTAAATCACTATCAGCATCTTCAGTGTTGCTACTGCTGGTATCAATACTTAATTTGTTGGCTGCATTAATGTCTAAAATTTCCTCTTGTTGCCAAGTTTCATCTAGTTCGGGAGTTTCACCTTCAAATAAATCAGCAAGTGTATTTAACTCAGCAATTCCAACTTCTGGCCCTTTGGGGTCAAGATTTTGATTAGTCAGTACTGCTTCATCTTCATTATTTGGCAAGAAGTTGAATAATTCAGAAGTCTCAGTGGTAGAATTTTCTTTAGTTGTAAAAATCTCTTTATCTTGTTGAACGGGTACTGTTAGGTCAGGTAAGCTAGCTATATTGTTATTAGTGGTATTGACAAAATTATCTCGCGTTGGAGCAGCTAACTCATTAGCGATCGCTTCATTATTAGCTTTAGCGGATGGAGTTGTCCCAATTGCAAACTCATCCGGTAAATCAGTAGCAACTTCAAATAACTCAACGTCAGGGAAACTCAAAAGAACTTCTAGCTGCTGGCTAATGACAATCTCAGATTCTTTACCTTTAAGAACTAATTCCTGAGATTTTTTAATTTCTGTAATGACAATTTTTGCCAGAGTTAGATAACTATTATCTGGATTAGCGATCGCATTTTCTGCGGCTTCGCATAACTTACACCAGTTGGGCAAATTAAATGTCTGACCCAATACGACTAATTGGTGACAAGTTTGCTGGAGATGTTGCCGACTTTCCTGGGTTGCTCCTTGTTTAAATAGCTGCAACATTTCTCGTAGCGTTTGCAGCACTTGAGCTTGAAACTCACCCCAGTTATCATTTGCTTTGGTAACAACTGGCGTAGGCTTTTGGGGTGGTGCTTCTTCTTCCGGAGCGGAGAAATCCCGTTGCATGAAGATTTCTGTCAGTGTGTGGGAGTTATCAGCAAAAGCTGGCTGCATTGCTGGTGCAACGCTACTGTCTATACCACCGCTTGCTTGTTGTACAAGTAGTTCCAAATGCTGATTCAGCCATTGAAAGACTGGCTCAGTTTCCGACATCAATGTATTAGCTGTCTCTTCTGACAAACCAAATGGGCCGCTCAAATTCTCTAGCAGCGCTTTGAGGGTATCAGAAACCCCGAGAAATAAGGACTCTAACTTTTGGTCAACCTGAATCGGATTTTCTTTAAGAACCTTGAAACAATCTTCTAGGCGGTGAGATGTATGCTGGATGCTACTCAAACCAAGCATCGCCGCTCCTCCTTTAATGGAGTGAGCAGCCCGGAAGACTTCGTTGATCATTTCTGGATCGTTCAGGGTACTCTGAAGATTTAACAACCCCTGCTCAATGGTATTCAGGTGGTCTCTTGCTTCTTCAATAAAGTAACCTAAAATGCGCTGTTGTTGTTCCGGCAGCATAGGACATGATGAAGGATAAAGGATGAAAGAAAAAGATGAAAGATAAAGGTTAAAGGGACTGAAGCATGAGTAATAGTTCATACTTCACATTTGATACTTCATCCTTTATCTAGATTCGAGAGTATCTACCCGGAAACGTTCCACAGAAGCAATTAAATCTCTTGATACGCCCACTAGGTGTTGTAGCGCACCAGATACTCTTTGTGCTTCCTGGGAGGTTTCTTGTGCTGTTAGTTCTACGGATTGCATAACGTGAGCTACCGCACGGGAGGTTTCGGTCTGTTCTACAGTATCCGAGGTAATTGAGCGCACCAGGATATCAATCCGATTTGCTACTTGAATGATATTTTCTAGCGATCGCTTAGCTTCTTCAGCTAATTTAGTACCTTTAATTACCTGTTGTGTCCCTTCCTCCATTGCAGTCATTACAGAGCCTGTTTCACTCTGAATTTGCATCACGATTTGTTCAATTTCTTTTAAGGACTTGGCAGATTTGTCTGCTAGCTGGCGGACTTCATCCGCTACAATTGCAAATCCGCGTCCGGCTTCACCTGCCCTGGCTGCCTCAATACTAGCGTTGAGCGCTAATAAATTAGTTCGGGAGGCAATTTGCGAAATTAACGCCACAATCTTAGAAATTTCTTGCGAAGATTCCGCTAACCGCTTCACTTTGCGAGTAGTTTCTGCTACAGTTTCTCTGATTTCTAAAATACCTGCCACGGTATTTTCCACGGCTTCACCACCTTTTAAAGCGATGGTGCTGGCATCGCGAGCAACAGTTTCCGCTTCTCTAGCGGCTTCCGCTACCCGTTGAATGGAGTCGGTCATTACCTGTACAGAATTGAGCGTGACTGCCAACTCTTCTGCTTGCCTTAAAGCATCACTAGATAAGGCTCTAGCAAATGTTTCGGAGTTTGTTGCACCCTTGGTAACATCACGTGCCGCTACTTTTACCTGTTGCACAA contains:
- a CDS encoding prolyl oligopeptidase family protein, with amino-acid sequence MLTYPPSRKSNQVDNYHGTVVADPYRWLENPDSAETRSWIEAQNQVTSAYIIQVPAKEKIRQRLTKLWNYERYSIPFKEGESLGDNSTERYFYYKNDGLQNQSVLYTLKTLESEPKVLLDPNTLSEDGTVALSGLSISNNGQLLAYSLSTSGSDWQEWKVRDIETGKDLADHLKWIKFSDVSWTNDNQGFFYSRYDEPNNKTKLEDTNYYQKLYYHRLGTPQSEDLLIYQRLDQKEWGFNGGVTEDGKFLIISVWLGTDSKNLVFYKDLTNPKSAVVELINQFEADYSFIERDDSIFYFRTNLNAPRGRVIAIDIEKPAKENWREIIAQSAETLEGVSILNNQFVVDYLKDARSQIKIFDLKGGLVREVELPGIGSVDGFYGKRYDTETFYSFTSFTTPGTIYRYNMVTGKSEVFRQPKVDFNPENYETKQVFYQSKDGTKVPMFITHKKGIKLDGNNPTYLYGYGGFNASMTPSFSVSLLVWMEMGGIHAMPNIRGGGEYGEEWHEAGMKFKKQNVFDDFIAAAEWLIANGYTKSAKLAIAGGSNGGLLVGACMTQRPDLFGAALAAVGVMDMLRFHKFTIGWAWTSEYGSPDNPEEFKALYAYSPLHHIKPGTAYPATLITTADHDDRVVPAHSFKFAAALQAAQAGNAPVLIRIETKAGHGAGKPTTKTIDELTDKWAFLVRTLDMKVAVTK
- a CDS encoding response regulator, with amino-acid sequence MLPEQQQRILGYFIEEARDHLNTIEQGLLNLQSTLNDPEMINEVFRAAHSIKGGAAMLGLSSIQHTSHRLEDCFKVLKENPIQVDQKLESLFLGVSDTLKALLENLSGPFGLSEETANTLMSETEPVFQWLNQHLELLVQQASGGIDSSVAPAMQPAFADNSHTLTEIFMQRDFSAPEEEAPPQKPTPVVTKANDNWGEFQAQVLQTLREMLQLFKQGATQESRQHLQQTCHQLVVLGQTFNLPNWCKLCEAAENAIANPDNSYLTLAKIVITEIKKSQELVLKGKESEIVISQQLEVLLSFPDVELFEVATDLPDEFAIGTTPSAKANNEAIANELAAPTRDNFVNTTNNNIASLPDLTVPVQQDKEIFTTKENSTTETSELFNFLPNNEDEAVLTNQNLDPKGPEVGIAELNTLADLFEGETPELDETWQQEEILDINAANKLSIDTSSSNTEDADSDLADLLSFDEPTSIDESKQTIIQTEDFSLLFGESFLEKENSPAKPLKTSATNSDANNISQNDRNLSSSTNESLREFTEILQEYPGDIAPQDVVQDLLSLELDENNLLSLDELHQPDTEASFDDLFSETSNDSLLEEISPINFPQPESLSLDNPFTDLVENPLLSTSESTLDDLFDPQATVARDYDISADDLSNFWNEEAGAEPQLEFGSRVEQDVAKALEESLFTAAHDFLDDSELAQSSASSFEVKDFNLTLQPDDEQFDLMFEADAGDDLFADLASENTAISPADATELPVTEIRSLTPEESDVYEGLSLHSPLPATTLPPELDFTPEFTNQPSTDNTFGSFGDNDLFDAINDNSGDNPQLLFENINTTHSTYIQLEPSEIRISDTHELGLGDNLLSTSADLELDLNESTEVQQRPANLDLFANTETAETTNDNVSNLDLGADLLKTQNDLELGLNESTEVQQRPVNLDLFANIETAETTNDEFTTLELGDDLLTTSDALELNFGEAPELAQTENNLDLFANVETAETTNDETSGLELGDDLLTTSDALELNFDEATELAQPENNLDLLANVETVEIANDGVSTLDLGADLLTASYDLELKFNEANLVQSDNNLDLLANVETVEITNDEFSTLDLGADLLSTSDDLELNLNEATLVQSDNNLDLLANVETVEITNNEVSTLDLGADLLSTSDDLELNFGEATELAQPENNLDLLANVETVEIANNEVSTLDLGHDLLSTLDALELNSNEATLAHLENNLDVLANVETAEKTNDEVSELDLVPDLLGTADNLELNFDEVTELAQPENNLDLLANFEPAETRNDEFLGLDLGTALLGTADNLELNFGEATELAQPENNLDLLTNIEPVETRNDEVSGLDLGTDLLSTSDDLELNLNEATLVQSDNNLDVLANVETAEKTNDEVSGLDLGTNLLTTSDDLELNFDEATELAYLEINLDLLANVEPAETKNDEVSGLELGADLLTTSDDLDLNFNEVTELARPEINLEILETAETTLADSPEINLLDDLLATETILQAEITLEDAANTQDTDAAMSTTGYAYADSVVELDVLDAANDLSASLENITHADEVATITAAEAELDVPPSTPEDEFAELETLLEEELASPLPEEDFAALEALLDTDLNEQPSAAPLPVYPQQSQPSTAYNNVSTAATSSELEDEFGDLEKLLAEADQTISHSPSIKSTPGKAARPATRRGARFEETMKVPVKQLDDMSNLVGELVVNRNTLEQDHERLRQSLDNLLIQVQQLSDVGARMQELYERSLLEASLLATRKHRESGGSSGDSNSDRGFSELEMDRFTPFHTLSQEMIEMIVRVRESASDIDFVTEETERVARQFRQATTQLQEGLTRARMVPFSQAIDRLRRGVRDNAIKYGKQVELMIEGGDTLIDKMILDHLTDPLTHMLNNAIAHGIETPEVRQAAGKNPVGEIKIRAFHQGNQTVISVGDDGAGIDTEKIKAKALKLGMLTAEEAKTITRIEIYNLLFHSGFSIKDEADEISGRGVGMDIVRSEISEVRGAVSTDSAIGKGTTFTIRLPLTLSICKALCCVSDKARIAFPMDGVEDTLDIPVKSIQQNADGQTFIAWRDTVLPFRPLKELLAFNRQISRGSVYGGTRDDDMVSVVVVRSANNLLALQIDLVLSEQEIVIKQFEGPAPKPLGVAGATVLGDGRIMPIADVLEIMDIFQGRMSKQNGGIWQQKPAQTLPEVPVEKIDPTVLIVDDSITVRELLSLTFNKAGYRVEQARDGQEAWDKLRSGLPCDIVFCDIEMPRCDGLELLSRIQKDNNLNHLPIAMLTSRGADKHRQMAIQLGASGYFTKPYLEEALLEAAVRMLKGEKLILNTTA